A window from Alosa alosa isolate M-15738 ecotype Scorff River unplaced genomic scaffold, AALO_Geno_1.1 AALO_1.0_unplaced_7, whole genome shotgun sequence encodes these proteins:
- the LOC125290566 gene encoding LOW QUALITY PROTEIN: 60S ribosomal protein L37a-like (The sequence of the model RefSeq protein was modified relative to this genomic sequence to represent the inferred CDS: substituted 2 bases at 2 genomic stop codons) codes for MARRTKKVGITGKYGVRYGSSLRKRIKKIEINXHKKYICIFCNKRTVKRIAAGIXNCKNCLRKVAGGAYEYITPGLTSLIANTKRLREIQESLLTNNPKLI; via the coding sequence ATGGCAAGAAGAACAAAAAAAGTAGGAATAACAGGTAAATATGGTGTGAGATATGGTTCATCATTGAgaaaaagaattaaaaaaatagaaataaattagcataaaaaatatatatgtatattctgTAATAAAAGAACTGTTAAGAGAATAGCAGCAGGTATATGAAATTGCAAAAATTGTTTAAGAAAAGTAGCAGGAGGTGCATATGAATATATAACCCCAGGTTTAACATCCCTAATAGCAAATACAAAAAGATTAAGAGAAATACAAGAATCATTATTAACTAATAACcctaaattaatttaa